The Glycine soja cultivar W05 chromosome 15, ASM419377v2, whole genome shotgun sequence region tccccaacataactcgggccatcattactgctgcatcagacaggcaagcttgcccagagaaggagtccacggaggaaatgcttaccacctcaaaagactggaaagcggtttctaatgactcctctgcggcctccacataaggcatagaggacgagcagctcaccaagatgtcttcctcgcctgacacaatgaccaaatgcccctccactacgaatttcaacttttggtggagtgtagagggcacaactcccactgagtggatccacgggcgccccaacagacagctgtagggggggttaatatccattatttggaaggtgacttgacaggtgtgagggcctatttgtactgggagatcgatctctcccctaacctctcgacgagtgccgtcgaaggcacgaaccaccattgaactcggctttaagtgggaagcattgaatggtaatttctccaaagtgctcttaggcatcacgtttaaactggaaccattatcgatgagcactttggctacgacatggtccatacacttgactgatacgtgcaaagccttattatgccctctcccctcggcggggatttcttcttcggcgaaggcaagatagttgttggcagtgatattattgaccagccctccgaaaccttctaccgagatgtcttgggccacatgggcctcgttcaaaaccttcactagcagagcccgatgaggctcagagctcatgagtaactccaacagcgagacccgggccggggttttgttgagctgttcgataaccttgaattcgctctgctgaattatacgaaggaactcactggcttcctctagtgacacctcctttttaccatcctttttctccggaagaccttttgcCGGAacatctttattcgaagcgtggggtgcttcgccatcttgttcctccaccacttttccttttcccttgacgttcgcggtttggactggtaggtccggaggcgcgaacacacgaccgctgcgggtcacaccactcagccccgtgatatttgtcACCTTAGCcaacaacgagctgacgtcaatggcttcttcttcctcctccctTGGAGGTgcatatctccatgggactgcgtggctactttgatacgggaaaggaacaggtttagcggctaaggggtgtccgggcttttgcgaagctgtgcccttagtgaagtatatcaccaagggtttgggcttcgcaacactgctcccatccgtggactgcatgcatatatgctgctcttcttttcctccactgccaacttccagtcgaccttgatctatcatccactgtaacaattcctctactcccaaacacgtctccatgtcatgcagctcgccggaatgtagcaaacaggaatcctccttacacccactatggggaatcacacctcccttttgtagggcctcaaagataaacctcctaggggttgccacatcctttaaaggtttaaacctacgcggcctatcggactcaacggcgttaactgctccccctccatgattggcgagcaggttggttctcacattgggccgatcttCTTGGAAGGtgagccatccagcatccatcaaatgttggaccttgtatttaagggccaagcatttttcaacagAATGTCCcaggacacccccatggtacttgcaagttgcattagggtcataccactttgggaaagggggttggaggacccttccgggagttaccacggccaaatgattggcgatgagggatggcaagaggtcttcgtaggtcattgggagtggggtgaattcttgaaatggcctcggagggaagttccttgtcgtgttggaattaccggccgggcgagtcgtgttcggagttggaacttggggagcttccctctgggtgggtgccttaggctgcacgggtgttgaactagaggcgttcccggtatgagccgagaagctcgagtgatgttgcgcgtactgatgggtaccatgaggtgtttgtgggggtttgacccacgcgggtgccgaagagacggcatgggcatctccttccttcctttttgccctcgttgccccgattcttttggcattcgcactcgtggaggaaacgtaatcaaactttcctcttttcaatcctacctcgattctttccccggcgaatactagatccgcaaagctggacggcatgtaacctactagcttctcatagtagaacactggcagagtgtctaccatcatggtgatcatttctctctcaaccatgggaggagccacttgtgccgccaaatctctccaccgctgcgcgtattctttaaaggtttcgccctctttcttgaacatattctgcagttgagtgcggtcgggggccatatcggaattgtactgatattgccttaggaaggcagtaatcagatccttccaagtacggatacgggaagcttccaaattagtgtaccacactaccgtggctccggccaagctatcttgaaagaaatgtattaatagcttctcatccttagagtgtgcgcccatcttgcgacagtacatcttgagatggtttttgggacaagtcgtccctttatacttgtcgaagtccggcactttgaacttcgggggaataacaacatcgggtactaagcaaagatccgtcatgtctgcgaacagatagtccccaaatccttccacggctctcaatctttcctcgaggagatcAAGCTTCCTCTTTTCTTCGGTTGCCGAgggcggtccttccgtggacaaaaccaTTGGTTGTGTCatgatgttgggttgaggcaacgtgctgggtgccggcccttcggggatcgggggatagaactcgacatcccttcgagcatagtcttgagggcctttgtggacttcttcgggctgttgaggaggctctctttcaaggacgggagaagcaatatggcccgcatcgtcttgcaagacgggtggtgagtagttgggcggcaatccataagggtaagccgctcggttgtatcccagatgagggttgccatcatgccccagtgtgtcccttccccgtcctactatgtttgagggaggatggtgcgcagttgccaagagagttgggtctgcttcggcagccgaactgattgcggcagcggtggccacattcttttccatgagctgcctcatccctaacatggcttccatcatggaagccatttgttctttcaaagccgacatgtcggctttcatctgttcctgtgtctcctcttgatcacccatcgttctagatttggatctggtgcgatagggatgccttgtggcgcgtttagttatggtgtttttccctaaaaaaccaaaggTGAGGAgggggtaaagaaagaaaggatgcatgctagagataagaCGCGGGACTGATTTGATTTgtacaagctttttggagtagaaacatgggaccaactcattttatttcaaaaagttgtatctagtcaaggtctgagagaccatacaagtttcctaatgatttctaattatgtaggccattaagtctatcatatgctgacaatagccgagaagcccatgaatttcttcgggggcggagtaggtgtccgccattgccttggctttggctaacaatcggggaagttcttgactcccgttcaaggtaagagcaaaccgatccatccacatggttgcctcttggtgtaaagagtcgatcacccttcctctagcctctttttccgcgtatacttgggcatactcgtccgcgaccctatgctcgtgggccgtggctagacctaactcttcttggtacttggcgatgatagctagcatgttggtctccgtctcgcataaacgctgagacaagctccttttggaccttgaacaagcaactaactcctctttcaagaccatgctatgtgctcgcgactggtccctctcttcccttcgcagcttgagttcactattgctaccccacagagctccgcgaaatttattccggccatactcttccttgcgagccctcttggtctcttgttcaagggctcttgcggtagttgcattctcttcccgtaatccggcacactcctcccgaatgtgtgtagcggccaacttgaacttctccttggcaagtttcgcctttcctaactcacttttgagagcttggacttcttggtcctcctccggtgcctcaaaactctcttcgctgacgacttttaacttggcgagccaatctaaacctcgtatatgaactttcagccattcatggtagccaccaacgatgccattacgaatgcctctaagttcttgatctttccttaacggggtttcccatgacttatggattctttgtatagtcttggaattttgtgcgccaaaatccctcacaaggaaaggagacatgccttCTTCCgttggtgctcccctcatggggtaccctagttgtcttatagcgagcgcaagattgtagttaatacaacccctcgttcctattagcggaatgtttgggtatcctccacatgagaaaaggactccttcttttccttccttccatcgggggaaccaattgattgttctacctcctatcccggccaaaagctggtcccaatctattctcctcttttcaatacacgagcgatggctcaggagcggacatggatgccttgtgtcttgctggaacaagtgcgaaaccaaccaaacatagagggcgggcaagcaacagatgatccgtgcgctactcttttcgcaccttcggtcaaatgtgtcaaataaatctgccaagacagctaccaccggactttccttgctatggtggtatgcaaggaaagcgtcgatcgctgctaaatccaccaaaccatccacgtttggaaagaggacgaccccaaaaattagcaaagctaacacatccataaacgggacccaatctccttgattggccatacccctcgccttgtcttctaggtacttccgtggtagacccgctatgccgtttcgagtctgttttatgcggtccaaacctctcgCTGAAtctttgaccacagttgcaatcctactcaaagaggggagacacccggaggaaagatatggttttcttcccccgggaggacatcctagaatttcctcaaattcttcaatggttggtactaattggaagtctccgaacgtgaagcatctcaaaggctggtcgtagtattgggtgagtgatgcaatggcttctatggatacctctgctatggtcaactctaagatctttccgtaagtcttacggaaggcttgcatttggagaggttccatcaaccgccctaattccttgatgctggtggtatctaggcttttaaccttgacttggtagaacctcttgccagtttgatttgttcccatgcttactaaagtgagacaaaaagttggtgcaaatcaaaactccgatatctcatgggtgggatggatgaatgcatgaaggaatgcatatgacacagatgcaatctaggaatgcgggggcccgaggaattgtctccttcttagatacaacgtctaggggtagcaaagtgccccaacatacgtttttaagaaggcgacacggaccctccgttggtttgtttacagaggggatcaagacagaacccatatgcgatgcatatgcaaaagccgcaatacgggaatgtacatagtatgacaatattcactgaacataagcaaaagggtatatgatacttatgcatggcagtgtgaaaaatggcacgcagcgtgtttgctccgtgcccctatttaagggacctataagggagagaactaactaggcatttagcgataaccccccaaggtagtcatatctctcttgatggtttctagaggtattatcctcttcgaagaacatattgcagcagtagggactactagcaacaataagttttcaaagagaaaagctctagatgagggttcactgtaatcaagcaagtcgaagacctagcatgatcacagattcgcctccactccttatgttcccatgaacccgggtatagggccctttttcactcacagtgtgtgcaaatagtgttggtgtttgtgtgcatcaaatgaataaatatttacttcatgcatacattttaaaacgcactaaaagcaacaaagagtttatatacacaagaacataatgaatggaaactaacaaaggggtaagtcacagtaaaacattgcacaagattaaatggcctaactctctaaaatagtccccagtggagttgccaactgtcgcaacctacccttcggccgGAGGGCgccgcgtgactcgcgggatgcgtgttccacgaaaggaatatgcgcggagccgccaccaacgtttatttgaggaaaacgtcgaaaaaatcggaaaagacgcgatctacaaacttttaagtgaaaggctcgggagttgtatttacgtgcgaagaaggtattagcaccccacacgtccgtcacaagggacggcagcctttaatcgaatgtgcaaacatgactttgattttttacgttcccttttatgtccttatatcctttataccctttttatatttttctctttttgtggtcgacaagggtgtttccctttgctcctacgtattcctcaattgcggtgagaaaatcagacctacgtagttcttttttatcaagtgattcttttttacttaaaaggtgatcattttaaggcgttggaccttaaaagtgattcattttacttagtaagaaattgaaatgacaaacttcaaaaacctatttttatggacgagtttgactaggcgagttgattttagccttagtttcactttagttattagtcaattcaattaagaatgagaaatcccaaagagaaaacgtccgattgattttccactttattttactaaaagatgttttttttattattatattattttttacctctttttttttttatttccaacgtggttacggcacgaccgaacggtcggaattcattttaaccaaagttaacggacaacacaattcaaacgttcggtggaaatttattttatttttaggttaagcgagaaatgacttaaataaaatggcttaagcacgtcaaaagggggtataaaaagtaaatgaaatgagaataaaaatacacgaaacacaatgtggaccaccacaggtacatagaatgaatcgaaaagcttggttcgaggtacttacccgctgaagatcgaagaacgatgaagaacgtcgaagaacggtcgaaacctttgcgaaattcttcacggaaaacgttacggaaacgtttcggaagcgcctcggcttagattttcttcacggaaacaatttttccaagcaaattcgaaagagagcgaagtgcctaaggggctggacccttttcttcttcacttcttcccctatttatagcaaaataggggagatggttgccgcccagctcgcccaggcgagccaggttgcttcctccagaagcaacagtcttttggaggaatcttctggagggcccaagtgggcctggttgctatttgcacccccatttttactaagtacacccccctctgcattttttggtgattcttttttcgtaaagttacggaaacttacgaatttcgtaacgatacttgttttctttccgtaatgttacggaaccttgcggattacataatcatcccctttttgacttacggaatgttacggaacctcactaattatgcaacgatgcttccatttgatttccggtgtgtcacgaaacctttacggattgtgcatcaatattttcttttgtttttcggcatgtcccggaatttcaaaaattgtctaatgatgggtgccaagcaccttacaaggaccaaacaaaggtcgcatgtcatcaagcaaaggtccccggacgaaattagggtatgacacccagCAATCTTAAACACAAATAAAATTCCTGGAATTGTATTACACACTGGCAATTTTGTGTTCAAATTAAAGCTTAACATAGTTGATGACCTCCTGCTCAAGTTTAAACAGATGCCAATTGAAATTTAGTTGAAGCCTCTCATTGGCATAGTTTATACAAAATTGTTCAAAGTTGTTAttctacaaaagaaaaataacaaactgTTAACAAAGAGTCTATCTATGAAGCATCAATAAACACGTTaatacaaactgcatacctggAATGACTCAAACCCATAAATATCAAGGATACTTATGGATCTCCCAGTGCGGCGTTTACCCACTTCAAGTGACTTATTAACTTGTTCTATAAGCCAATCAAACAAGCTTGCATAGATAAATTTTGCTAATGCATGTCTTGCATCAATTGCCTGAACATAGGATTAAAAATtggatataataatataatacaattaggagaaatagaaaactAGATGAACTGAATTGTTCAAGTAATAGACAGACCTGCCACAAGGTCAATGTCTTGGTAATGGTATCCTTGCCAGCTTGGATTTTATGGGTAGATAATGCTTCCATTAGCTCATGGGAACTGCAACCCATTACCAAAGCAGCATTTGTTACAGCTgccaatagaaaagaaaaaccaaagTCATGCTTTAGTATGCAAGCTAATTGATAGACTGTGTAGAAAATGCAACTTTAAGATCAGATCAAGATCCAGCACAAAGTTGATAAAATATGAGATATGACCTCTTGCCCAAGGCAAGTTGAACAACTCTTGACTGGCCATAGGAGATAAGATGATTTCAGAAgttaagaataataaatatttcagtTTCACACTTTTGTTCAAAAAGAGCATCTCAAGTTACCTTTTCTAACAGAACTATTCAAGTTAGCATATGGGAATTGGCACATGAGAAACACAAAATCATAAGAATAAGTCAGgtcattaaattgaaaaaacaaaaaaaaaataaaaagaaatcagAAAATAGCTAATTTTATGTGAACATATTTAACTCAAACAGTCTTACAAGTTTGAATTTTTGCCCCACAAATTTTCCCCATTGTGttgaaatgaatttcaatcaaCTTCCCCTGCAcccaattaaaaatgaatatcaACTAAACTGCTCAACCATTAGACAACATCCACAAATCTTAAAGAAATCTTATAGAACAAGAAAAAGTGGAGTAGGTTCCTTCCACTACAATgaaaagaaatgcaaactcacaAATCTGCTAGAGTTGTCATTCTTAGATGTTTTTGCATTCCCAAAAGCTTCTAGTATAAAGTTTGtcaagagaacttcattttCTATTCCAGAACAGCCACCACCAAGAGCAGCTAAGTATTGCATAACAATTTTTGCTGTCTCTGTTTTCCCAGATCCACTCTCaccactgtaaaaaaaaattctaacagCGATTATTAACAAGTATACTAGTGACTATAAACTcttattaccaaaaaaaaatatgagttcAGGAACATGTATTAAGAGGCATGCATGAAACAAATCATCTATTGTGATGAGTGTTGACCTTATGATAATGGACTGATTCGCTTCATCTGCAATGTACAACATGCAAACAGCAAAGCTTTGTATCACACAAATGCATTATACAGGTTTCAAGGAGGAGAAAGAAAAGGCAAATTCCATTTACCTCTCATCATCTCATTATATGCTGCATCTGCCATAGCATAAACATGAGGCCTATCCATAAGTTTCTGCCTATAAGCTGAAATATAATCATCTCCATAAATTTGAACATCTTTAAAAGGATTGAGTGCAATTAAAGTTGGCCCTGATTTACTCTGCATACAAAGAGCAAGAGCAGCATATGAGAATACAtagaaaatcacgtgagtaggAAAAACAAGCCAAAGCAGCAGGCATACGTAAATCATATCATGAGAATATATAGACTGAAGATTATGCAGAACTGAGGGCTCATTCAAATAACTGAGTTGTATAAGATCTTCAACACCCTCTAAAATATCAGGATTGGCCGGTAACAGCTCTGATATGGCTACTTTGATAACCTGCAGTAACAACTCAATGGCATAAATGACCTATTACCTTGCATATTCAAGAACAAATACTACCTTCGAAAAACAGAAAAGGCTTAGAAATTCACGTTTCCATTTGAGAGTGAAACAGAGGCTTCCTCTCCTGAAGTTTACTGTATTGTTCCCAGCTCCCACTTCCCTTTCGGTTGCCTACACCAAACATGAAGTTTCTATGGAAACAACCAAAAACAGGAAGGAATTTAACAGACACAAGCATGCCATAAACAATGTCTCAATCCTgatatataaatagataaaagcCGCAAACAAACATTCTCCTAAAGTAAAAAGTTAAAAGCAACTctgatatttttcaataaaaatcttttatatGATCAACAAATAGGAAGACTTAGGGAAAACAAAAATGTCAAATGCATACAAACTACTTGTATCAACTTAAAAGCAACTCTGATATTCATTCAAGTGAAATAAACAAGGCAATTTAATGATTTATCCGTAGGACTAAATGCATCCATACATACAAATGTCAAATGTGTGTTTTATCTATATTTGTATGCGTGCTTATAAAATAGTTACATACAAACTACTTGTATCAACCTAAAACAAGTGAGCAAAAAATAGTAACAAGTAATACCAGAGACTCAATTGCCACACTCTAGCTAACAAGATCTGTCATGGTGATTGCCACAGTTGTAGAATCTGCCCTGTATGCAAGCTAATAAGATTTGGTGAACAAAGGATTGAAAAGTAGACACAGCAAGTGTTGTTCAATCAAACTAGATGGAACAGTATGCTTAAGACAATCACTGGCCTCAGCCTTTTTCATCAACTTCTTAAATCCTCCAACCTGGAATGGGACAAGAGTTGATAAGAATTTAAGATGCATGATTTAGGTTCAAaggttaaaataaaacatagaaAAACAAGAATATTCATACTCTagtattcataaattaaattagtcaGTCAGGGGGATGAGAAAGCATTAACAAATCCTAATGGTCATTGACTACACTCAAGTATAGAAATAATAGAATGATAATTATTCAAGCCAAAACAGAAAGTACTGCTATAGCGGGATAACTACTATTTTGaccttttattattactttccAAATATTGCATACTAGTATATAGTAAGAATCTAACCTCCGTTATTGTCATAGATGGCTTCGTTGTCCAAGAGAACAGCCAAGTCGGTGTGTTCCAAAAGGGAGAGGGTGGAGAAGACGTTGTTGTAGGGCTCCATGACTGCGGTTGAAACCTAAGGGGAAGGATAAATGGTCAACCATAATTTGGACTTTTTGCCGTAATCGATGGAGAGACGCTCTAACAAGAGAGATCCGAGACCGGAACCGGTGCCACCGCCGACAGCGTTGAAGATGAGGAAGCCCTGGAGACGTTGGGGATAGTGGCGTTGAGGGCATCGCCGAAGTAGATGAAGAGGCGGTTTTGGTTATCCCTCTCGAGGCGGGCGAGGTTGAAGTACTCGCGGGCAACTTGGATGACGGCGGGGTCGAGCTCCCAGCAGTGGAGGAGGAGGCGGGCGGTGGTGTTAGCGCTAAAGCCGAGGAGGGCGAGGGGGTCGGGGGGAACGATGGGAGGGAACGCTGTTTGTGCTAAGGTTTGCGGGGAAGAAAAAGAGTGTG contains the following coding sequences:
- the LOC114387536 gene encoding myosin-2-like, with the translated sequence MIYSKSGPTLIALNPFKDVQIYGDDYISAYRQKLMDRPHVYAMADAAYNEMMRDEANQSIIISGESGSGKTETAKIVMQYLAALGGGCSGIENEVLLTNFILEAFGNAKTSKNDNSSRFGKLIEIHFNTMGKICGAKIQTSVTNAALVMGCSSHELMEALSTHKIQAGKDTITKTLTLWQAIDARHALAKFIYASLFDWLIEQVNKSLEVGKRRTGRSISILDIYGFESFQNNNFEQFCINYANERLQLNFNWHLFKLEQEVINYVKL